One window of Jannaschia sp. CCS1 genomic DNA carries:
- a CDS encoding DUF2244 domain-containing protein, with protein MPITTETPDVPSPTRGTPRLSLRLTPYRSLTPEGFVWFIGVTAALISLPLLGILGTSVFWALLPFVVFAIWGVWAALQRSWRDMDLYEDVMIWDDLIRVERHERRHALRDWEANPYWVRMVLHAKGGPVPNYLTLQGGPREVELGAFLTPLERVELKQLLDRNLRV; from the coding sequence ATGCCGATCACGACCGAAACACCCGACGTCCCCTCGCCCACACGCGGCACGCCACGTCTGTCCCTGCGCCTGACCCCTTACCGGTCTCTCACGCCCGAAGGCTTCGTGTGGTTCATCGGCGTGACGGCGGCGCTGATTTCGCTGCCGCTTCTGGGCATCCTCGGGACATCCGTGTTCTGGGCGCTGCTGCCCTTTGTCGTCTTCGCGATCTGGGGTGTCTGGGCGGCGTTGCAGCGGTCCTGGCGGGACATGGATCTTTATGAGGACGTGATGATTTGGGACGATCTGATCCGCGTGGAGCGGCACGAGCGTCGCCACGCCCTGCGCGATTGGGAGGCGAACCCTTATTGGGTGCGCATGGTCCTCCATGCCAAAGGCGGGCCGGTGCCCAACTATCTGACGTTGCAGGGCGGCCCGAGGGAGGTGGAGTTGGGCGCGTTCCTGACCCCGCTTGAGCGGGTGGAGCTGAAGCAGCTTCTGGACCGCAATCTCAGGGTCTGA
- a CDS encoding DUF2306 domain-containing protein: MPTALFLNIAPLLDADLPIQIHVAFALTSIPVGAFVVLRRKRDQLHRICGYIWVLAMGIVALSGFWIHTFPIIGPFNPIHLFSVWTLWSLWVGVRHAVRGRVQDHQATFRSLYWYGLLVAGTFTFLPGRRMNRVVFGEAPDLSLWFIGAVGVGMAGVYLWRRKTRQSDLNAA, encoded by the coding sequence ATGCCGACCGCCCTGTTTCTCAACATCGCGCCATTGCTCGATGCAGACCTCCCGATCCAGATCCATGTGGCCTTCGCGTTGACCTCCATTCCGGTCGGGGCGTTCGTGGTCTTGCGCCGCAAACGGGACCAGCTCCATCGGATCTGCGGCTACATCTGGGTGCTTGCGATGGGCATCGTGGCGCTGTCGGGGTTCTGGATCCATACATTCCCGATCATCGGGCCGTTCAACCCGATCCATCTGTTTTCCGTCTGGACCCTCTGGTCGCTCTGGGTGGGTGTCCGGCACGCGGTCCGGGGCCGCGTCCAGGACCATCAAGCGACGTTTCGCAGCCTCTATTGGTATGGGCTGCTGGTGGCGGGAACATTCACCTTCCTGCCCGGACGCCGGATGAACCGGGTGGTGTTTGGCGAGGCCCCCGATCTGAGCCTGTGGTTCATCGGGGCGGTCGGAGTGGGGATGGCCGGGGTCTATCTGTGGCGTCGCAAGACCCGCCAAAGTGACCTGAATGCAGCATAA
- a CDS encoding exopolysaccharide biosynthesis protein: protein MTTSSNSGTSDASPPPEPVLSSIADDMVRAAEKDDGRVEAMVEQAGADGLLPIMTCLGLILVSPLSGIPLFSTSVGMMIALCASQAAMGRDKLWLPGFLRRRQVDPDRVVSAMGYVRRAARWLEARAAPRLEWLSVPPARTVFLGLAALYGLSMPLMEVVPFTSTLFGAAVVMVGLGLILRDGILLLLSTLPPVIAALVLTTIFAG from the coding sequence ATGACGACGTCTTCCAACAGCGGCACATCCGACGCATCGCCCCCGCCAGAGCCGGTTCTGTCGTCCATCGCGGATGACATGGTCCGGGCCGCCGAGAAGGATGATGGCCGGGTGGAGGCGATGGTTGAGCAGGCCGGGGCGGACGGATTGCTACCGATCATGACCTGCCTCGGTCTGATCCTTGTCTCGCCGCTTTCGGGAATTCCGCTGTTCTCGACAAGTGTCGGCATGATGATCGCGCTCTGCGCCTCCCAGGCCGCGATGGGTCGTGACAAGCTCTGGCTGCCGGGATTCTTGCGGCGACGTCAGGTGGATCCGGACCGGGTCGTCTCGGCCATGGGCTATGTCCGCAGGGCCGCGCGCTGGTTGGAGGCGCGGGCCGCCCCGCGCCTGGAATGGCTCAGCGTCCCACCGGCCCGAACTGTTTTCCTCGGCCTTGCAGCGCTTTACGGGCTGTCGATGCCCCTGATGGAAGTCGTGCCCTTCACATCCACGCTCTTTGGTGCGGCGGTGGTGATGGTCGGCCTGGGCCTCATCCTGCGCGATGGGATCCTCCTGCTGTTGTCGACACTGCCCCCGGTGATCGCGGCACTCGTGCTGACCACGATTTTCGCCGGCTGA
- the lipB gene encoding lipoyl(octanoyl) transferase LipB: MVEWITSDAPVPYPLAVAEMEARANAIAKGEAGEAVWLLEHPPLYTAGTSARESDLRDPDRFPVFETRRGGQYTYHGPGQRVAYVMLDLNTRGKDVRAFVQRLEAWVIAALDDFNVTGAVREGRVGVWVDRPEKAPLPDGTPREDKIAAIGVRLRKWVSFHGLSINVEPDLSHFDGIVPCGIEGHGVTSLVDLGLPVTMADLDVALKRQFFEVFGA; encoded by the coding sequence ATGGTCGAATGGATCACCTCGGACGCGCCCGTCCCCTACCCCCTCGCCGTGGCCGAGATGGAGGCGCGCGCCAACGCCATCGCGAAAGGTGAGGCCGGAGAGGCGGTGTGGCTCCTGGAACATCCCCCGCTTTATACGGCGGGCACGTCTGCCAGAGAGAGCGATCTGCGGGACCCGGACCGCTTCCCCGTTTTCGAGACGCGACGCGGCGGGCAGTACACGTATCACGGCCCGGGCCAGCGAGTGGCTTACGTCATGCTGGACCTGAACACACGCGGCAAGGACGTGCGCGCCTTCGTGCAAAGGCTGGAGGCCTGGGTCATCGCGGCTCTGGATGATTTCAACGTCACCGGCGCGGTGCGGGAGGGGCGCGTGGGCGTCTGGGTGGATCGCCCCGAAAAGGCGCCGCTCCCCGATGGGACGCCGCGCGAGGACAAGATTGCCGCCATCGGCGTGCGCCTGCGCAAATGGGTCAGCTTTCACGGCCTGTCGATCAATGTGGAGCCGGACCTGAGCCATTTTGATGGGATCGTGCCCTGCGGCATCGAGGGACACGGGGTGACCAGCCTTGTGGATCTGGGCCTTCCGGTGACGATGGCGGATCTGGACGTCGCCCTGAAGCGGCAGTTTTTTGAGGTGTTCGGGGCCTGA
- a CDS encoding cytochrome c oxidase subunit I, giving the protein MADATLTGNDGHDRPGFFTRWFMSTNHKDIGILYLFTAGLVGLVSVAFTVYMRMELMEPGVQYMYDAFAASPEGISALFERLGEALAAAGGGTNAFADQLATMESTLTAAGGETIEITGGMRADMVAGFESMLATANPAEAQALLGTMDQLDGNPDGHLWNVLITGHGVLMMFFVVIPALFGGFGNYFMPLMIGAPDMAFPRLNNLSYWMYVAGTCLAFCSVMIDGGAGPGWTFYPPISAQGVETSRAVDFAIFAVHVSGASSILGSINFITTFLNMRAPGMTLHKVPLFAWSVFVTAWLLLLSLPVLAGAITMLLTDRNFGTTFFDPAGGGDPILFQHIFWFFGHPEVYIVILPAFGVISHIVATFSKKPIFGYLPMVYALVAIGGLGFVVWAHHMYTVGMTLTQQAYFMVATMVIAVPTGIKIFSWIATMWMGSISFKTPMMFALGFIFLFTLGGTTGIILSQAGVDRAYHDTYYVVAHFHYVMSLGAVFGIFAAVYYWIGKMSGRQYPEWAGQVHFWVFFIGTNITFFPQHFLGRQGMPRRYIDYPDAFALWNYVSSIGAFISFASFLFFIGIVFYTLFAGKRVTQPAYWGEHADTLEWTLPNPPPEHTFEELPTREMWDKQPGH; this is encoded by the coding sequence ATGGCAGACGCCACCCTCACAGGGAATGACGGCCACGACCGGCCCGGGTTCTTCACCCGTTGGTTCATGTCGACCAACCACAAAGACATCGGCATCCTTTATCTGTTCACCGCAGGCCTTGTGGGCCTCGTCTCGGTGGCCTTCACCGTTTACATGCGGATGGAGCTGATGGAGCCGGGCGTGCAGTACATGTACGACGCCTTTGCTGCTTCCCCTGAGGGTATCTCGGCGCTCTTTGAACGTCTGGGTGAGGCTCTGGCCGCCGCCGGTGGCGGGACCAATGCCTTCGCTGATCAACTGGCGACAATGGAAAGCACCCTGACCGCTGCCGGGGGTGAAACCATTGAAATCACGGGTGGAATGCGCGCCGATATGGTCGCCGGGTTCGAATCTATGCTCGCCACCGCCAACCCGGCCGAGGCTCAGGCCCTGTTGGGCACAATGGACCAGCTGGACGGCAACCCCGATGGCCATCTGTGGAACGTTCTGATCACCGGTCACGGCGTGTTGATGATGTTCTTCGTCGTCATCCCGGCGCTGTTCGGCGGCTTCGGCAACTACTTCATGCCGCTGATGATCGGCGCACCGGACATGGCGTTCCCGCGCCTCAACAACCTCTCCTACTGGATGTATGTCGCGGGCACCTGCCTCGCCTTCTGCTCCGTCATGATTGACGGTGGCGCGGGTCCGGGCTGGACGTTCTACCCGCCGATTTCCGCGCAGGGCGTTGAAACCTCCCGCGCCGTGGACTTCGCGATCTTCGCCGTCCACGTCTCGGGCGCCTCGTCGATCCTCGGCTCGATCAACTTCATCACGACCTTCCTGAACATGCGCGCGCCCGGCATGACGCTGCACAAGGTGCCGCTTTTCGCCTGGTCCGTGTTCGTGACCGCCTGGTTGCTTCTGCTGTCCCTGCCGGTTCTGGCCGGGGCCATCACCATGCTGCTGACGGATCGCAACTTCGGCACCACTTTCTTCGACCCCGCCGGGGGCGGTGACCCGATCCTGTTCCAGCACATCTTCTGGTTCTTCGGCCACCCCGAGGTTTACATCGTGATCCTACCCGCCTTTGGCGTGATCTCCCACATCGTGGCGACCTTTTCCAAGAAGCCGATCTTCGGCTATCTGCCGATGGTCTACGCGCTGGTGGCCATCGGGGGTCTGGGCTTCGTCGTCTGGGCGCACCACATGTACACGGTGGGCATGACGCTGACGCAGCAGGCCTATTTCATGGTGGCCACAATGGTGATCGCGGTGCCCACGGGCATCAAGATCTTCTCCTGGATCGCGACGATGTGGATGGGGTCGATCAGCTTCAAGACCCCGATGATGTTCGCCCTTGGCTTCATCTTCCTCTTCACCCTCGGCGGCACGACGGGCATCATCCTGTCGCAAGCCGGTGTGGACCGCGCCTACCACGACACCTATTACGTCGTCGCGCACTTCCACTATGTGATGAGCCTTGGGGCCGTCTTCGGGATCTTCGCCGCCGTCTACTACTGGATCGGCAAGATGTCGGGCCGCCAATACCCGGAATGGGCCGGACAAGTTCACTTCTGGGTGTTTTTCATCGGCACCAACATCACCTTCTTCCCGCAGCACTTCCTGGGCCGCCAGGGCATGCCGCGCCGCTATATCGACTACCCGGATGCCTTCGCGCTCTGGAACTATGTGTCGTCCATCGGTGCGTTCATCTCCTTTGCATCGTTCCTCTTCTTCATCGGCATCGTGTTCTACACGCTCTTCGCCGGGAAGCGCGTCACCCAGCCCGCCTATTGGGGCGAGCATGCCGACACGCTGGAATGGACCCTGCCCAACCCGCCCCCGGAGCACACGTTTGAGGAGCTTCCCACCCGCGAGATGTGGGACAAGCAACCGGGTCACTGA
- a CDS encoding cbb3-type cytochrome c oxidase subunit I, with the protein MGQATGSLTTVMRWYDWLILTTIGALLGGAYFRFWPSQRIALSQPGADGTYHDTYYVVAHIHYLGLLALLVVAVGTAYVLLLRRSVPRIAVSGAVAICMLCLGTAFMVAPQAVLPGGGMPRRYTDYADAVERWQMLSAIGASLAIAALVTLLVLTIRALLLRRRSK; encoded by the coding sequence GTGGGACAAGCAACCGGGTCACTGACCACTGTCATGCGCTGGTATGACTGGCTGATCCTGACAACGATAGGCGCCCTCCTCGGGGGCGCCTATTTTCGATTCTGGCCCTCGCAGCGGATCGCCCTGAGCCAGCCCGGAGCAGATGGCACCTACCACGACACCTACTACGTGGTGGCCCACATCCACTACCTTGGCCTTCTGGCGCTTCTTGTTGTGGCCGTCGGGACCGCCTACGTCCTGTTGCTCCGCCGGTCCGTGCCGCGCATCGCCGTGTCCGGGGCCGTTGCGATCTGCATGCTCTGCCTGGGAACCGCGTTCATGGTCGCGCCTCAGGCCGTCCTGCCGGGCGGTGGCATGCCGCGCCGCTACACGGATTACGCGGACGCGGTCGAGCGCTGGCAGATGCTCTCCGCCATCGGCGCAAGCCTCGCCATCGCGGCGCTTGTTACGCTACTGGTTTTGACGATCCGGGCGCTGCTCCTCCGCAGGCGCTCCAAATAA
- a CDS encoding bile acid:sodium symporter family protein → MVGQFEQAILALMIFVIMLGMGASLTPRDFILALKRPYGLMIGVVSQYGFMPFIGFILALTLPVSDPIKIGILIMSCMPGGTTSNIFTYFSKGNLALSVLMTVTSTIFGVILIPIVLVVYAGALDVDIPRENIIATLVLLLVPVAIGMVLRKLNANIGAVTEFMGSMLAIFFILFLVVSWIPRNFAFLMETGWATYAASIALGLIGITVGYLFAKALKLHPRNARTVGLETGIQNGPLAIAIIAFTFSGAEQQAVNAVPVLYSLFIVIVSTLVTLYFRRANTSAEQKMPDSLL, encoded by the coding sequence ATGGTCGGACAATTCGAACAGGCAATCCTCGCGCTCATGATCTTTGTGATCATGCTTGGCATGGGGGCATCGCTGACGCCGCGTGATTTCATCCTCGCGCTCAAGCGCCCCTATGGGCTGATGATCGGGGTCGTGTCGCAATACGGGTTCATGCCGTTCATCGGGTTCATCCTTGCGCTGACCTTGCCGGTGTCCGATCCGATCAAGATCGGCATCCTGATCATGTCTTGCATGCCGGGCGGGACCACGTCCAATATCTTCACCTACTTTTCCAAAGGGAACCTGGCGCTTTCTGTTCTCATGACGGTCACGTCGACGATCTTTGGCGTGATCCTGATCCCCATCGTGCTGGTCGTTTATGCGGGCGCTTTGGACGTGGATATCCCGCGCGAAAATATCATCGCGACCCTTGTGCTGCTGCTGGTGCCCGTGGCCATCGGCATGGTGCTGCGCAAGCTGAACGCGAATATCGGCGCGGTGACGGAATTCATGGGATCCATGTTGGCGATTTTCTTCATCCTGTTTCTGGTCGTCTCGTGGATCCCGCGCAACTTCGCGTTTCTGATGGAGACGGGATGGGCGACCTATGCGGCCTCCATCGCGCTGGGGCTGATTGGCATCACGGTGGGATATCTCTTTGCCAAGGCCCTGAAGCTGCATCCCCGCAATGCCCGCACCGTGGGTCTTGAGACGGGGATACAGAACGGCCCCCTGGCCATCGCGATCATCGCCTTCACCTTTTCGGGGGCGGAGCAGCAGGCGGTCAATGCGGTGCCTGTCCTCTACTCCCTGTTCATCGTGATCGTCTCGACATTGGTGACACTCTACTTCCGGCGCGCCAATACGTCTGCCGAGCAAAAGATGCCCGACAGTCTGTTGTAG
- a CDS encoding GatB/YqeY domain-containing protein, with the protein MGLRTKITDGIKNAMREKDTVRLSTLRLINAAVKDQDIAVRAKGNADGVPDAEVLSIMAKMVKQRQESARVYEEAGRLELAEQEQAEIAVIEDYLPRQLSDEEVAKAVDTAIAEAGADSIRDMGRVMGALKGKYAGRMDFGAVGPLVKERLS; encoded by the coding sequence ATGGGCCTGCGGACCAAAATCACCGACGGAATTAAGAACGCGATGCGCGAGAAGGACACGGTGCGCCTGTCGACGCTGCGTCTGATCAATGCGGCCGTGAAAGATCAGGACATCGCGGTGCGCGCCAAGGGCAATGCGGACGGGGTGCCGGATGCTGAGGTCCTGTCGATCATGGCCAAGATGGTCAAGCAACGTCAGGAAAGCGCCCGGGTCTACGAGGAAGCGGGTCGGTTGGAACTGGCCGAGCAGGAGCAGGCGGAGATTGCCGTCATCGAGGACTACCTGCCGCGCCAACTGTCTGACGAAGAGGTCGCCAAGGCGGTTGATACGGCCATTGCAGAGGCGGGGGCGGACAGCATCCGCGATATGGGCCGCGTGATGGGCGCGCTGAAGGGCAAATATGCGGGCCGGATGGATTTTGGAGCGGTGGGGCCGCTGGTGAAGGAGCGGTTGAGCTGA
- a CDS encoding peptidoglycan-binding domain-containing protein, producing MFAKYLTTSSLVAAIALTPLASAPAQAQDARDVIGGLLLGGAIGAAIVGSQQPRTRVIVPQQPAPPRVQPGPPPPRVQPSRPQQPRVVRPSIPATEAGRQVQTALNYFGFDAGFVDGQVGPSTRAAVERYQAFQNYPVNGRSFPENQALHLINAYQWANNGGAAQTGLQRQALLSAYQQHLAGTLNPVTPQPSVAPTPNNTTVIVNPATTTVVPAPGTTPVTTVAATSGAPVPNLFSGAAATPALSSRCDAVALQGQANGGMMTLGNLSNPSFALSEQFCTARASAVNQGHDLTQAIAGLSYADITVQCEGFSTAVAGQTAQLGALTPQQAMGSAQGFAYTTGIPQAEMAATARVCLGIGYGADNMDMAMGSALMLVASGEPAYGELIGHHLREGFGVSADDGKAQAWFNMSLSAVEAGAPAVFSPTDAGRLPLIRQAVAMSLGGQPAPVPASTVVRVPTLNIAPTQVPASNRAPAPGADGEIVFAPQSVLPTFEVNQ from the coding sequence ATGTTTGCCAAGTATTTGACGACATCATCCCTGGTTGCGGCCATCGCCCTGACCCCCCTTGCATCCGCCCCGGCCCAAGCCCAGGACGCCCGGGACGTGATCGGCGGTCTGCTTTTGGGTGGCGCAATTGGTGCGGCCATCGTCGGCAGCCAGCAGCCCCGCACCCGCGTGATCGTGCCACAGCAACCGGCTCCGCCCCGCGTGCAGCCCGGCCCGCCTCCGCCCCGTGTTCAGCCGTCTCGCCCCCAGCAGCCGCGCGTTGTGCGCCCCTCCATCCCGGCGACGGAAGCCGGGCGGCAGGTCCAGACGGCCCTGAACTATTTCGGCTTTGATGCGGGGTTCGTCGACGGTCAGGTTGGTCCGTCCACCCGCGCCGCGGTCGAGCGCTATCAGGCGTTCCAGAACTATCCCGTCAACGGCCGTTCGTTCCCCGAGAACCAGGCGTTGCACCTGATCAATGCCTACCAATGGGCCAATAATGGCGGCGCTGCCCAGACCGGACTTCAGCGTCAGGCGTTGCTGTCGGCCTACCAGCAGCACCTTGCCGGTACGCTCAACCCCGTCACGCCCCAGCCCTCGGTCGCCCCGACGCCGAACAACACCACGGTCATCGTGAACCCGGCCACGACCACGGTCGTGCCTGCACCGGGCACAACGCCGGTCACCACCGTGGCCGCCACATCGGGCGCGCCGGTTCCCAACCTGTTCTCGGGCGCCGCCGCAACCCCCGCGCTGTCGTCGCGCTGTGACGCGGTCGCGTTGCAGGGTCAGGCCAATGGCGGGATGATGACGCTGGGCAACCTGTCCAACCCCAGCTTCGCCTTGTCCGAGCAGTTCTGCACGGCACGCGCCAGCGCAGTGAACCAGGGCCACGATCTGACCCAGGCGATTGCCGGGCTCAGCTACGCCGACATCACCGTGCAATGTGAAGGCTTCTCCACCGCCGTGGCCGGACAAACCGCGCAATTGGGCGCGCTGACACCGCAGCAGGCCATGGGGTCCGCCCAGGGATTCGCCTACACCACGGGCATTCCACAGGCAGAGATGGCCGCGACGGCCCGCGTCTGCCTTGGTATCGGATATGGTGCGGACAACATGGATATGGCGATGGGCTCGGCCCTGATGCTGGTGGCGTCCGGCGAGCCTGCCTATGGTGAGCTGATCGGTCACCACCTGCGCGAAGGTTTCGGCGTCTCGGCCGATGATGGCAAGGCGCAGGCGTGGTTCAACATGTCCCTGTCGGCCGTTGAGGCAGGCGCGCCCGCGGTCTTTAGCCCTACCGATGCAGGCCGCTTGCCCCTGATCCGTCAGGCCGTGGCGATGTCGCTGGGTGGCCAGCCCGCCCCGGTGCCCGCCTCCACCGTGGTACGCGTGCCGACGCTGAACATCGCGCCGACACAGGTTCCCGCCTCCAACCGCGCCCCGGCGCCCGGTGCAGATGGCGAGATCGTCTTCGCGCCGCAAAGCGTGCTGCCGACCTTCGAGGTCAACCAGTAA
- a CDS encoding AMP-binding protein encodes MSQSNRPWTAYYGPSMRTEIETAQFRTIGDMIAAVSHLYKDQPAFTACLPNGMNGTLTFSQVDEMSDGLAVYLRETAGLKQGDRVAVQMPNGLSFPVAAFAILKAGCVLVNVNPLYTAEEMAHQFADAEPKALIVVDIFADKLTQALKGHPIPNIIVTQVAEFFPAMPRGIVRLVQRHWDRTLAPITLPHIRLPDAIEAGKQDSASKSISAEGYRSALSSDDIACLQYTGGTTGVPKGAMLTHANLMMNMEQTMEMISNVEKGREVALTALPLYHIFAFTVNLLGFYYLGARNVLIPNPRPLSNLKRAFENYPITWMSGVNTLFNGLSKEVWFQDTPPKHLKFASAGGMALQSSVAERWEEVSGKPVLQGYGLTESSPVMTFNPLGKTRPGSIGIPVPSTELRCLDDDGTEVPQGEAGEIAARGPQIMKGYWNKPEETAKTMHGDWLLTGDIGVMDADGYFSIVDRKKDMVLVSGFNVYPNEIEDCLVRHPGIMEAAVIGVPDGASGEAVKALVVLHDQTLTPDAIRAYCKEHLTAYKVPKAVEFRDDLPKSNVGKILRKDLRSEQAPLRDAS; translated from the coding sequence ATGAGCCAATCAAACCGTCCATGGACTGCATATTACGGCCCGTCCATGCGGACCGAGATCGAGACCGCGCAGTTCCGCACGATCGGCGACATGATTGCCGCCGTTTCGCATCTGTATAAGGATCAGCCTGCGTTCACGGCCTGTTTGCCCAACGGGATGAACGGCACGCTGACCTTCAGCCAGGTCGACGAGATGTCCGATGGGCTGGCGGTCTATCTGCGCGAAACGGCGGGCCTGAAGCAGGGCGACCGTGTTGCGGTGCAAATGCCCAACGGGTTGTCCTTCCCCGTGGCCGCATTCGCGATCCTGAAGGCCGGGTGTGTCCTGGTGAACGTAAACCCGCTCTATACGGCCGAGGAAATGGCGCATCAATTCGCGGATGCCGAGCCCAAGGCGCTGATCGTTGTGGATATCTTTGCCGATAAGTTGACCCAGGCCCTCAAGGGGCACCCGATCCCCAATATCATCGTCACCCAGGTGGCCGAGTTCTTTCCGGCCATGCCACGCGGGATCGTGCGGCTGGTCCAGAGGCATTGGGACCGCACCCTTGCGCCGATCACCCTGCCGCATATCCGGCTGCCGGACGCGATTGAGGCGGGCAAACAGGACAGCGCGAGCAAAAGCATATCCGCCGAAGGATATCGCAGTGCGCTGTCGTCAGACGATATCGCCTGCCTGCAATATACCGGAGGCACCACGGGCGTGCCCAAGGGTGCGATGCTGACCCATGCGAACCTGATGATGAACATGGAACAGACCATGGAGATGATCAGCAACGTCGAGAAGGGCCGGGAGGTCGCGCTGACGGCGCTGCCGCTCTATCATATCTTTGCGTTCACGGTGAATTTGCTGGGGTTCTACTATCTGGGGGCCCGCAACGTCCTGATCCCCAATCCGCGCCCCCTCAGCAACCTCAAGCGGGCGTTCGAGAATTATCCGATCACGTGGATGAGTGGTGTGAACACGCTGTTCAACGGTCTCAGCAAGGAGGTTTGGTTCCAAGACACGCCGCCCAAACACCTGAAATTCGCCTCTGCCGGTGGCATGGCGCTGCAAAGCTCCGTCGCCGAACGGTGGGAGGAGGTCAGCGGCAAGCCGGTGCTGCAAGGCTACGGGCTGACGGAATCCTCTCCGGTCATGACCTTCAATCCCCTGGGCAAGACCCGCCCCGGCTCCATCGGTATCCCGGTCCCGTCGACCGAGCTGCGCTGTCTGGATGATGACGGCACCGAAGTGCCCCAGGGTGAGGCCGGAGAGATCGCGGCGCGCGGCCCCCAGATCATGAAGGGCTACTGGAACAAGCCCGAGGAGACGGCCAAAACGATGCACGGAGACTGGCTTCTGACCGGCGATATCGGTGTCATGGATGCGGATGGATATTTCTCCATCGTGGATCGCAAGAAGGACATGGTGCTGGTCTCGGGTTTCAACGTCTACCCCAACGAGATCGAAGATTGCCTGGTCCGCCACCCCGGGATCATGGAGGCTGCGGTGATCGGCGTGCCTGACGGTGCGTCGGGCGAGGCGGTCAAGGCGCTGGTGGTGTTGCATGACCAGACGCTGACGCCGGACGCCATCCGCGCCTACTGCAAAGAGCATCTGACCGCCTACAAAGTTCCCAAAGCGGTCGAATTCCGCGACGATCTGCCGAAATCGAATGTCGGTAAGATCCTGCGCAAGGATCTGCGGTCGGAACAGGCCCCACTGCGCGATGCGTCCTAG
- a CDS encoding LytTR family DNA-binding domain-containing protein, with translation MKNSPSQLALRQWRAQFSNPVTLLFLGGVAALLAILGPFETDFRLTLAPRFAYWLAMAAATYSVGLVINTWCQHALPSAYAIPVRLGVAAGATGLAVTPVVVALNYLTFGYVPEAGDWTTLLMQFFAISLIISVLFHAIGTTLPDDAAGDRTPALLERLPLDKRGPLVALSSEDHYTRIRTTRGEELILIRLSDAIREAEPTPGLKVHRSHWVALDQVQAAARDGDRAVLTVTGGGDIPVSRANVGAIKDAGLLPQ, from the coding sequence GTGAAAAACAGCCCCTCGCAGCTCGCGCTTCGCCAATGGCGGGCACAATTCTCCAACCCCGTCACGCTCCTGTTCCTTGGCGGCGTGGCAGCCCTGCTTGCGATTCTCGGCCCGTTCGAGACGGACTTCCGCCTGACCCTCGCGCCGCGCTTTGCCTATTGGCTGGCGATGGCGGCGGCGACCTATTCGGTTGGGCTGGTGATCAACACCTGGTGCCAGCACGCTCTGCCATCGGCCTACGCCATCCCGGTGCGCCTGGGTGTCGCGGCAGGGGCGACGGGGCTTGCGGTGACGCCCGTCGTCGTGGCGCTGAACTACCTGACCTTTGGGTATGTGCCGGAGGCGGGCGACTGGACCACCCTTCTGATGCAGTTCTTTGCGATCTCACTGATCATCTCGGTCCTCTTTCACGCCATCGGCACGACGCTGCCCGATGACGCCGCCGGTGACCGCACCCCTGCCCTGCTGGAGCGGCTCCCCCTCGACAAACGCGGGCCCCTCGTGGCGCTGTCGTCTGAAGATCACTACACCCGCATTCGCACCACGCGGGGGGAGGAGCTGATCCTGATCCGCCTGTCGGACGCCATTCGGGAGGCAGAGCCCACGCCCGGCTTGAAAGTCCACCGCTCTCACTGGGTGGCGCTGGATCAGGTGCAGGCCGCTGCGCGGGACGGTGACCGCGCGGTGCTGACCGTGACCGGTGGGGGTGACATTCCCGTCAGCCGCGCCAATGTGGGGGCCATCAAGGATGCGGGCCTGCTGCCCCAATAG